A genomic window from Candidatus Methylacidiphilum fumarolicum includes:
- a CDS encoding zinc ribbon domain-containing protein, with the protein MKPSQRCHRCGGVVEKTLGDRWHECACGASCHRDENSALGLLDWGLAKWEKEHGFAFPGPKVVVYGKEWTGTDPCVEREALAGWNLAAGWKSASRAYSGETDRREARNPIPEPSGLDGVVHYGIKNMDGRNFHGVLSKVLKSNSAKE; encoded by the coding sequence TTGAAGCCAAGCCAGAGATGCCACCGATGCGGCGGCGTCGTGGAAAAGACCCTCGGCGACCGGTGGCATGAGTGCGCATGCGGAGCGTCCTGCCATCGGGACGAGAACTCGGCGCTCGGGCTTCTCGACTGGGGCTTGGCGAAATGGGAGAAGGAGCACGGCTTCGCCTTTCCGGGGCCGAAGGTCGTTGTATACGGAAAGGAATGGACGGGAACCGATCCATGCGTGGAGCGGGAAGCTCTGGCCGGATGGAACCTCGCTGCGGGCTGGAAGTCCGCGAGCCGAGCATACTCCGGTGAAACTGACCGCAGGGAAGCGCGAAACCCCATCCCAGAGCCGTCAGGCTTGGATGGAGTAGTTCATTATGGCATAAAGAATATGGATGGAAGAAATTTCCATGGCGTTTTATCAAAAGTTTTGAAATCGAATAGTGCAAAAGAGTAA